The Pseudomonadota bacterium genome has a segment encoding these proteins:
- a CDS encoding CBS domain-containing protein has protein sequence MKAIVIREGKSVKDALKKLDKTSEKVLVVVDGDHRLLGTLSDGDIRRHLLKGRSLDDSINGVYHRNPVVLTRPDASYERAQELMLARKIGLIPVLDEDRKVVELLTWNQVFSKPQKRRWETIDLPVVIMAGGKGTRLEPFTKVFPKPLIPLGDKPIIEVIIDEFREHGLKRFYVTVNYKAEMIEAYFKCLPRDYEITFIRESEYLGTAGALRLLKGCFEGPFIVSNCDTVVKADYAEVVRLHQQQASSITIMSALRHYEIPYGVLSYGHGGEITSLVEKPECTFTINTGCYVLDTEALSLIPDGPCDMPSLISEIIAKNKKAITYPVNESDYVDIGQWDEYRRTVKVFEQVT, from the coding sequence ATGAAGGCAATCGTCATCCGCGAGGGCAAGTCTGTCAAGGACGCCCTGAAGAAGCTCGACAAGACCTCGGAGAAGGTCCTGGTGGTGGTCGACGGAGACCATCGTCTGCTGGGAACCCTGAGCGACGGCGACATCCGCCGCCACCTGCTCAAGGGCCGCAGCCTCGACGACTCCATCAACGGCGTCTATCACCGGAACCCCGTCGTTCTCACGCGCCCAGACGCAAGCTACGAGCGCGCCCAGGAGCTCATGCTGGCGCGCAAGATCGGGCTGATCCCCGTGCTCGACGAAGACCGCAAGGTTGTCGAGCTGCTCACCTGGAACCAGGTGTTCTCGAAGCCCCAGAAGCGCCGCTGGGAGACCATCGATCTGCCGGTGGTGATCATGGCCGGCGGCAAGGGCACGCGCCTCGAGCCCTTCACCAAGGTCTTCCCCAAGCCGCTGATCCCCCTGGGCGACAAGCCCATCATCGAGGTGATCATCGACGAGTTCCGCGAGCACGGCCTGAAGCGGTTCTACGTCACGGTGAACTACAAGGCCGAGATGATCGAGGCCTACTTCAAGTGCCTCCCCCGAGACTATGAGATCACGTTCATCCGCGAGAGCGAGTACCTGGGCACGGCAGGGGCCCTGCGCCTGCTGAAGGGGTGCTTCGAAGGGCCGTTCATCGTGTCGAACTGCGACACCGTGGTGAAGGCCGACTACGCCGAGGTCGTGCGCCTGCATCAGCAGCAGGCCTCCTCCATCACCATCATGTCGGCCCTTCGGCACTACGAGATCCCCTACGGCGTGCTGTCGTACGGCCACGGCGGCGAGATCACCTCACTGGTCGAGAAGCCGGAGTGCACCTTCACCATCAACACCGGCTGCTACGTGCTCGACACCGAGGCCCTCTCGCTGATACCCGACGGGCCGTGCGACATGCCCTCGCTCATCTCCGAGATCATCGCCAAGAACAAGAAGGCCATCACCTATCCGGTGAACGAGAGCGACTACGTCGACATCGGCCAGTGGGACGAGTACCGTCGCACGGTCAAGGTGTTCGAGCAGGTGACCTGA